The DNA sequence GAACGGTCGGGGCAGAAATCAGGAAAAAGAGAGGAACGTTAAGTGTTTGATACAGATAACTGGTGTCTGCGTCCACAAACATCCAAAGTTAAATCCTGCTGACAAACAAGGCTCCCCAGGTTGTATCTTTTAGCATTGGGAATAAAAAGCAGGTACTTTGTATGTGTGTTATGCTGGTGTGAGACAGAATATTATTCCAATAAGGATAGGGAGATAAACCATATGCAAAATAAACAGATAATAATCATAGGTGGCGGCATTGCCGGCTTATCTGCGGGATCATATTTAGCTCGCAACGGGTATCAAACCCTGATTTTTGAGAAACACTCCGTACCGGGGGGCCTTTGTACCGCATGGAAACGCAAAGGGTATACCATTGACTACTGTATTCATTGGCTGCTTGGAACTAAGAAGGGTACCGGTTTTGACAAAATCTGGGATGAGCTTGGAGCGTTTGTACATGATGATGGAAGCAGAAGTGCAATTTGTAACTTTGAAGATTTCACCAGAATCGATTTGCCCAACGGAGATACCCTGACTCTTTACAGCGATGCAGACAAACTTGAAAAAGAGATGCTTCGGGTTGCTCCTGAAGATAAAGTGCGAATCGTCTCGCTTTGTCGGGATATTCGCAGAATGTCAAAGGTGAAGTTTCCTGTAGACTCCCGTGCCTTAGAGAAGGTGAAATGGATGGGCTATCTGCTTGCAAATATTGGTTCATTTTCCTCAATGATAAAACATATGCGCACACCTCTTTCAACCTTCATCTCAGGTTTTAAAAATCCTTATATGCGTCAAGCATTGGGGGCAGGAGTCCCGCAGGACTGGAGTACAGCAGCTCTGCTGTTCGGGTTGGCTGTTCAGCACACCAGGGGAGCTGGTTACCCTGTGGGAGGATCACTTCGGTTTGCAAAAAACATGGAACGTAACTACCTTAATTTTGGGGGACAGATTCGTTACAATGCTCCTGTTGCATCTATCATTGTGGAGCAGAATAAGGCTGTTGGAGTCCGACTTGAAAATGGTGAGGAAATCCGGGGTGAGTATGTGGTTTCTGCTGCAGACGGCCATGAAACACTCTTTGAAATGCTTGGGGGGCGCTTTTTGTCTGAGAAGCTTAAACACGCCTACAGTTCTTTTCCCCTCTTTCCCTCCTCTGTTTTCCTTGGTTTTGGAGTAGCCAAAGATTTTTCTGAATTTCCACATTCTATCAATATTGCAACCGATAATTATTCTCTCCCAGACGGTACAAAACCACCTTTCATTTCTTTGACAATATACAATTTTGATCCAACACT is a window from the Chitinispirillum alkaliphilum genome containing:
- a CDS encoding Carotenoid cis-trans isomerase; this encodes MQNKQIIIIGGGIAGLSAGSYLARNGYQTLIFEKHSVPGGLCTAWKRKGYTIDYCIHWLLGTKKGTGFDKIWDELGAFVHDDGSRSAICNFEDFTRIDLPNGDTLTLYSDADKLEKEMLRVAPEDKVRIVSLCRDIRRMSKVKFPVDSRALEKVKWMGYLLANIGSFSSMIKHMRTPLSTFISGFKNPYMRQALGAGVPQDWSTAALLFGLAVQHTRGAGYPVGGSLRFAKNMERNYLNFGGQIRYNAPVASIIVEQNKAVGVRLENGEEIRGEYVVSAADGHETLFEMLGGRFLSEKLKHAYSSFPLFPSSVFLGFGVAKDFSEFPHSINIATDNYSLPDGTKPPFISLTIYNFDPTLAPEGKTVITALINTWNDLYWRELAQSDRKKYEQVKKEIEERVLDIIEKKLGSIREFIEVSDVSTPHTVHRYTGNWRGSYEGFGITPETFSAKLPKTLPGLSNFFMIGQWTTPGGGLPPAAKDGRDLAQKICKLDKKKFRETV